The Methylomonas montana DNA window CGGCGCCTGGACCCAACGCATAAGCCTGAACCGAAAATGAACTCCAATCAAACGTTGCCTCGGCACTGGCGTAAGGCCCAACCACAGTCGCCTCGGCATTGCCTGTCGTCATTCCCAGAAAAACCAGGATAAACAATTTTTTTCTTATCGCCATCGTTAATACTCCAAAAACACAGGATTAGCGCTCATTTTGAGCCAAGGGCATGAGCAGCGGCTGGACGCCATAAAAACGGCGTCCATAAAAACACACGCGAAACAGCTATCTGTTTTGTTACCAAAATATCACGGAGATATGACTGTTGTGTGACTGTAATATTAAATGCCACCGACGCAGTTAGTAAATTCACCACACCTTACCCCTGGTTTTGGGCGGCGTTTGCCATTCGCAGCTTCATTGAATCCGGCGAGATATGGCCGTATCACCCCGAAAAAAGCAAATTATCGCTTGCCGGCTTTTATTCCCTTTCGCACATCAATTGGCCCTTCCATCATCGAAACCGGATTTGATATATTGATGCCGATTTCCAAATTGACCAACACGCATGCCGCTCAACCTAAACCCCGGTCGGTAAACAGCTTGCGAATCGTCCGCAAATTAATCCCCATCGCCACACTTTCCGCCAACAAGGCCGGCCAGGCTTGCCAGTAATAGTCGTTGGCAATCCAGGCCACGCTGGACACCAGCAACGCGATGCGCATGTTCCGATTCCCCAGATAAAACAATGCCAAGGTAGTATTGATCACCGCAAAGGCCGGCAGCAGCGAAATCCAGCCTTGCCAGGAAACCAGGGTCAACGTGCTAAACAACGCCAAAAATCCGGCCGCCGCCCAATGTTTGTACAGTCCTTTTACCAAGTGGCCGGAAAGCAAAGTCCGCACGGCGGTGCTCGCCATTGTCAAACCGGCGGTCCACGCAGCCAACAATAGGTATTGGGCCGCCCACAATACCGCGCCGGCCGCCGACCAGCGCCGAAACGCCCGGCCACTGGGCAGACAATACGCGCGCCATTCCACCAGGATGCCGACCCCGCCGATCAGATAAGCCAGGGTTTGTGCATCCACAGACCCGATCAATCCCCCGGCCTGTTGTAAAGCGAACCACACTGACTCCATCAAGCCCTAACATCCTCGAGCGCCGCCGCATATTTGAACGGCAAATGCCGGGCCTGCCAGAGATGGGCTTTGACATAAGCCTGCAAATCGACGCCTTGCAAATCCTGACGGGTAGCGGAGCCATCCTTCAGCGCTTTCGCCAACACCCTGGTAGCAACCTGCAAACTGACGGCTTTCAGATCGGCGATGGGCGGGAAGATCAAACCGGCTTCGAAACAATTTTGCGCTATGTAATCGGCCAAGGCATAAGCCGCTTCCAAGACCATTGCATCGCTGATGCGGCAGCATTCGCCCAGTACCGCCGCCACCCCCAGTCCCGGAAAGACAAAGGCATTATTGCCCTGGCCTATCGGATAAGACCGGCCTTGATAGAGCACATCGGCCGATGGACTGCCGGTGGCGACGATGGCCCTGCCCTGTGTCCATTTCAAGATGTCTTCCGGCCTTGCTTCGCAATTGGCGGTGGGATTGGATAAAGGGAAAATGATCGGACGCGGATGATTTTCGGCCATGGTTTTGACGATCGCTTCGTCGAATAATCCGGCCACGCCGGTCAATCCCAACAACACGCCGGGCTTGGCGTGGCTAACCACCTCCAACAGATTGGGCACCCTGTCGTCCGGAATATCCCAATCGTGATAACTCTGCTGGGTATGCGCGAGCGGCAATTTGTAGGTTTCGATGGTGGCTTCCTTCACCACCAAACCGTGGGCATCGATGATGAAAATCCGTTGCAGGATCTGTTCCATCGTTAAACCTTCGCGCAGCATGCCTTTCTTGATCGCGCTGGCCACGCCAAAGCCGCCGGCGCCGGCGCCGACTACCACCACGGTTTGCTCGGCAAGGGTTTCGCCCTTTTGCCGGCAAGCCGACAGCAAACCGGCCAACGCTACCGCGCCCGTGCCTTGAATATCGTCGTTGAAACAAGGCAACTGGTCTTGATATTTCGCCAGCAAATCAAAAGCCACATGCTTGGCAAAGTCTTCCCATTGAATAATGGCTTTGGGCCAGGTGGCCTTGACCGCATTGACGAATTTATCGACCAATTCGAAATAGGCTTGGCCATGCAAACGCTTATGCCGCGCTCCCAGATAGAACGGATCATCCAACAATTCGGCGCGATCGGTACCCACATCTAGATTGACCGGCAAGGTTTGAAACGGACACAAACCGCCGCCGACTGTGTACAGCCCCAGCTTGCCGATACAAATCGCCAGGCCGCCCATGCCCTGATCGCCGATACCGAGAATCGACGACGAATCCGTGACCACGATCATCCGAATATCGTGCCAGGGATAATTTTTCAGTATGGTTTCGGCGCTATCGATATTGGCCGACGAAAAAGTCAGGCCGCGGCTACTGGTAAAATTTGAGCTGAATTGCTGCACCGCCAAACCGATGGTCGGGGTATAGACGATGGGCACCATTTCTTGCAAATGCCTTTCCAATAATGCATAAAACAACACCTCGGAACGATCCTGTGCCGCGCGCAGAAACTGATATTTGGCAATATCGTCGGGTTGTTTTTGGTAATTGGCATACAGTCTAACCAGCTGATGCTCCAGATCGGTCACATAGGGTGGCAATAAACCGTCAAGACCCAGTTCGATGCGCTCCTGCTCGGTAAACGCGGTACCTTTATTGGTCGCCGGCAACCTGAGCAGCGTCACGCCTCGAATCGAAACCTCCACATAGTTATTCCCGTCCGCATCGAACCGGTAATCGAAATAATCGCTTAGCGTTGTCATAGAGGTTCCTTGAATAATTTGAATCGACATCGTTTTTCCGAACGAACGATGCCGAATAGCGCCGCACACGGCGCCAAGCTTCTTTATAACAGCCAATCCGGCGAATCGATAGCCGGCAAAGCCCTGAACAGACAATTTTTTTGGCACTCATGCATAAGGTGTTACAAGTCGGTGCGTTTATCGAGGGTTTACAGTCAAAATGCCCCAGCGTGGCGCTTATGAGATGATGGTTTAAAACCAGTCCCGCCAACTTAACAACGCTGTTCAACGTGAATCAAAAAAACCTGTTTGGCCACCCCGTTGGCCTGTTCGTGCTGTTTTTCACCGAAATGTGGGAGCGCTTTTCTTATTACGGCATGCGCGCCTTACTGGTGCTCTATCTGACTCAGCACCTGATTCAAGCGGCGCAAACCGACACCAGCGTGTTTGGCTTTAGAGCGCTCCAAAGCGGTTTGGAAAGCTGGTTCGGACCACTATCGACTCAAGCTTTGGCCTCGCAAA harbors:
- a CDS encoding YgjV family protein, coding for MESVWFALQQAGGLIGSVDAQTLAYLIGGVGILVEWRAYCLPSGRAFRRWSAAGAVLWAAQYLLLAAWTAGLTMASTAVRTLLSGHLVKGLYKHWAAAGFLALFSTLTLVSWQGWISLLPAFAVINTTLALFYLGNRNMRIALLVSSVAWIANDYYWQAWPALLAESVAMGINLRTIRKLFTDRGLG
- a CDS encoding NAD-dependent malic enzyme → MTTLSDYFDYRFDADGNNYVEVSIRGVTLLRLPATNKGTAFTEQERIELGLDGLLPPYVTDLEHQLVRLYANYQKQPDDIAKYQFLRAAQDRSEVLFYALLERHLQEMVPIVYTPTIGLAVQQFSSNFTSSRGLTFSSANIDSAETILKNYPWHDIRMIVVTDSSSILGIGDQGMGGLAICIGKLGLYTVGGGLCPFQTLPVNLDVGTDRAELLDDPFYLGARHKRLHGQAYFELVDKFVNAVKATWPKAIIQWEDFAKHVAFDLLAKYQDQLPCFNDDIQGTGAVALAGLLSACRQKGETLAEQTVVVVGAGAGGFGVASAIKKGMLREGLTMEQILQRIFIIDAHGLVVKEATIETYKLPLAHTQQSYHDWDIPDDRVPNLLEVVSHAKPGVLLGLTGVAGLFDEAIVKTMAENHPRPIIFPLSNPTANCEARPEDILKWTQGRAIVATGSPSADVLYQGRSYPIGQGNNAFVFPGLGVAAVLGECCRISDAMVLEAAYALADYIAQNCFEAGLIFPPIADLKAVSLQVATRVLAKALKDGSATRQDLQGVDLQAYVKAHLWQARHLPFKYAAALEDVRA